A genome region from Perca fluviatilis chromosome 20, GENO_Pfluv_1.0, whole genome shotgun sequence includes the following:
- the LOC120549111 gene encoding semaphorin-4E-like, whose translation MFSLFSSQKTRSPADMMRSPMVLMYFLLIMSEGLAVSNRPRRSVSFQDMNLKQFKESGFSSLSSLMIRDDIGQLVVGARGKVLILSLDDITEKTSEANWTVSSADKALCQMKGKHTKECDNFIRTLHTMEDGKMLVCGTNAFNPECDYMTFTNGSVSLEGNKHVGRGKVPYDPDQRFASLMNENTLYSAASSNFLSTELVFQKHGLNPLKTEMTRSWFNEPTMISVSLAEASKNSEDGEDDKVFLFFTETAVEEHHDNIQVSRIARVCKSDLGGERTLQRKWTSFLKARLDCPFGGAGLSPLVQDAFLLQDPNNWRDSTFYATFTANSESSGACSQSAVCAYKLSDISQVFNGRFLAEMDTGSWETYTGEEPFPHPGSCINNELRAKGVMSSLDLSDKALLFVKSHPLMDGVVTPIAGKPLLVRTGIRFSKIVVDQVTSLDGRRHQVMLIGTDSGWLQKAVRFDGEDGRVIEELQLFQTPQPVNFLQLSFRTGQLYSGVNNIAVQVNVRDCSRYTSCDDCLLARDPYCGWDKFRAQCASVVGALLGSMIQSLTDGDIQMCPITELKNKPAVVYLIPGLVQFLPCSPETNLPISWHLSESILLTGPRHTVLSQGLIIRPTDSDSGIYTCETVETVKGKVHRKTVVQYFVEVQDTNTLFRTMRVAVITLADLACLLMLLICSALVIRHLKAKRQNHIGCGNQNNNNNNNNNQMIIVKPFCHYDQSLDRHMEEGLVHCDQAGEQSVEAGNVISILVLPECPVAKAAEEELEADNDNRCTFIETTG comes from the exons atgttttcactgttttcttcTCAGAAAACGAGATCACCAGCAG ACATGATGAGATCTCCCATGGTGCTCATGTATTTCCTCCTCATCATGAGTGAAGGCCTTGCAGTAAGCAACAGGCCCCGCAGGAGTGTTTCCTTTCAAG ACATGAACTTGAAACAGTTTAAAGAGTCCGGCTTTAGTAGCTTGAGCTCTTTGATGATACGTGACGACATCGGCCAGCTTGTCGTCGGAGCCAGAGGAAAAGTGCTCATCCTCAGCTTGGATGACATCACCGAAAAGACCAGCGAG GCTAATTGGACGGTCAGTTCAGCAGACAAAGCCCTCTGTCAAATGAAGGGCAAGCACACTAAG GAATGTGATAACTTCATCCGGACTCTACACACAATGGAGGATGGTAAAATGCTAGTGTGTGGGACAAACGCTTTCAACCCTGAATGTGACTACATG ACTTTCACAAATGGAAGCGTCTCTCTGGAGGGAAATAAGCATGTGGGTAGGGGTAAAGTTCCTTATGACCCCGACCAACGCTTTGCTTCCCTTATGAATG AAAACACTTTGTACTCGGCCGCCTCCTCCAACTTTCTGAGCACAGAACTGGTGTTTCAGAAACATGGACTGAACCCTCTCAAGACTGAAATGACACGCTCCTGGTTCAATG AGCCTACCATGATTTCCGTAAGCCTTGCTGAAGCGAGCAAAAACAGTGAGGACGGTGAAGATGACAAGGTATTCTTGTTCTTCACTGAAACCGCTGTAGAGGAACATCATGACAACATCCAGGTGTCAAGGATTGCCCGGGTGTGTAAG AGTGACTTGGGGGGCGAAAGGACCCTGCAGAGAAAGTGGACTTCTTTCTTAAAGGCCCGTTTAGACTGTCCATTTGGCGGTGCTGGCTTGTCACCCCTGGTCCAGGATGCTTTCCTTCTCCAAGATCCAAATAACTGGAGGGATAGCACCTTCTACGCCACATTCACCGCCAACTC GGAGTCCTCCGGTGCTTGCAGCCAGTCTGCTGTCTGTGCATACAAGCTGTCAGACATCAGCCAGGTGTTCAACGGGAGGTTTTTGGCTGAGATGGATACTGGGAGCTGGGAAACAtacacaggagaggagccatTCCCTCACCCTGGTTCa TGCATTAACAATGAACTGCGGGCCAAAGGTGTGATGAGCTCTCTGGACCTCTCCGACAAAGCCCTGCTGTTTGTGAAGAGCCACCCTCTGATGGACGGGGTGGTCACACCGATAGCTGGCAAGCCTCTGCTGGTCCGCACGGGGATACGATTTTCCAAAATTGTCGTGGACCAGGTCACATCACTGGATGGACGACGGCATCAAGTCATGCTTATTGGCACAG ACTCTGGTTGGCTGCAGAAGGCAGTGAGGTTTGATGGTGAGGACGGCCGCGTCATCGAGGAGCTGCAGCTGTTTCAAACTCCTCAGCCAGTCAACTTTCTCCAGCTCTCCTTCAGAACA GGCCAGCTGTACAGTGGCGTCAATAACATTGCTGTTCAAGTTAATGTAAGGGACTGCAGCCGCTACACATCGTGCGATGACTGCCTTCTTGCCAGAGACCCATACTGTGGCTGGGACAAGTTTAGAGCCCAGTGTGCGTCTGTTGTTGGCGCACTACTCGGGTCTAT GATTCAGAGTTTGACAGATGGAGACATCCAGATGTGCCCAATCACCGAGT TGAAAAACAAACCTGCTGTTGTCTACCTCATCCCTGGGTTAGTGCAGTTCCTCCCATGTTCCCCTGAGACAAACCTCCCGATCAGCTGGCACCTCTCTGAAAGCATCCTCCTTACCGGTCCCAGACACACTGTACTTAGCCAGGGTCTCATCATCAGACCCACCGATTCTGATTCTGGCATTTACACCTGTGAAACCGTGGAAACAGTAAAGGGGAAAGTGCACCGGAAGACTGTGGTCCAGTACTTTGTCGAAGTTCAGGACACTAACACTCTTTTCAGGACAATGAGGGTGGCTGTAATCACCTTGGCTGACTTAGCCTGCTTGCTGATGTTGCTCATATGCAGCGCCCTTGTGATCAGACACCTAAAAGCAAAAAGACAAAATCACATCGGTTGTGgcaaccaaaacaacaacaacaacaacaacaacaatcaaaTGATCATTGTAAAGCCTTTTTGTCACTATGACCAGAGTTTGGATCGACACATGGAGGAAGGGTTGGTTCACTGTGACCAGGCAGGGGAGCAGAGTGTGGAGGCTGGAAATGTTATATCTATACTCGTTCTCCCAGAATGCCCTGTGGCAAAAGCGGCTGAGGAGGAGTTGGAGGCAGACAATGACAACAGGTGCACATTTATTGAGACCACAGGATGA